The Candidatus Nanosynbacter lyticus genome window below encodes:
- the atpA gene encoding F0F1 ATP synthase subunit alpha, whose amino-acid sequence MSKIDVTELAKSLREKIAQLEATEGLEDAGVVIRVGDGVAWVHGLSKAGYSEVLEIETDGGTVEAFALNLMEDEIGAVILGGEEKVKAGASVRRKGAVLDVPVGEELLGRVVDPLGRPLDGGPAIKTKQRGLIERPAIGVMGRKSVHEPLMTGIMSIDAMFPIGRGQRELIIGDRQTGKTAIAIDTMINQARQKTGVVNVYVAIGQKLSKIARLVDRLKEEGVMEQTIVVATSPSDAASLLYLAPYAGTAMGEYFRDNGGHALMIYDDLTKHAVAYRQMSLLLRRPPGREAYPGDVFYLHSRLLERSAKLSDELGAGSLTALPIIETQAGDISAYIPTNVISITDGQIFLETDLFYQGIRPAISAGLSVSRVGGAAQTKAVKSVGGNLKLGLSQFRELASFAQFGSDLDDATKAQIDRGQRLTELLKQPQYQPMSVWEQFVSIHAVTSGAFDSVPVTKIKEAQAGLLTYLWNNAKDAMRELNKGAKPTDEQLHIIDEATQVAAKGFEE is encoded by the coding sequence ATGAGCAAGATTGATGTGACAGAACTAGCCAAAAGCCTGCGGGAAAAAATCGCGCAGCTGGAGGCGACGGAGGGACTAGAGGACGCTGGTGTGGTCATCCGCGTCGGCGACGGCGTGGCGTGGGTGCACGGCCTCAGTAAAGCTGGCTATAGCGAAGTGCTAGAAATTGAGACTGATGGCGGCACAGTGGAAGCCTTTGCGCTGAATTTGATGGAAGATGAAATCGGTGCGGTGATCCTCGGCGGCGAAGAAAAAGTCAAGGCTGGCGCCAGCGTCCGCCGCAAGGGCGCGGTGCTGGACGTGCCGGTTGGCGAGGAATTACTCGGTCGCGTAGTTGACCCGCTAGGCCGGCCGCTGGATGGTGGACCGGCTATCAAGACCAAACAACGTGGGCTGATTGAGCGCCCAGCCATCGGCGTGATGGGTCGTAAGTCGGTGCACGAGCCGCTGATGACCGGTATCATGTCAATTGACGCCATGTTCCCGATCGGCCGCGGGCAGCGCGAGCTGATCATCGGTGACCGCCAGACCGGAAAGACGGCGATTGCCATCGACACTATGATCAACCAGGCACGGCAAAAGACCGGCGTGGTCAACGTTTACGTGGCGATTGGACAGAAATTATCAAAGATTGCACGGTTGGTTGACCGCCTGAAAGAAGAAGGCGTGATGGAGCAAACTATCGTGGTGGCGACCAGCCCGTCGGACGCGGCTTCCCTGCTCTACCTGGCACCATATGCTGGTACGGCCATGGGTGAATATTTCCGCGACAACGGCGGCCATGCACTGATGATTTATGACGATTTGACTAAGCACGCCGTGGCCTACCGCCAGATGTCATTGCTGCTGCGCCGTCCACCGGGACGCGAGGCGTACCCTGGTGATGTGTTCTACCTACACTCTCGCCTGCTGGAGCGTTCAGCTAAGTTGTCAGACGAATTGGGCGCCGGTTCACTGACTGCCCTGCCGATCATCGAGACGCAGGCCGGTGACATCTCGGCGTACATCCCGACCAACGTGATTTCCATCACCGACGGTCAGATTTTCCTGGAAACTGACTTGTTCTACCAGGGTATTCGCCCAGCGATTTCTGCTGGTCTATCGGTCTCCCGTGTTGGTGGTGCTGCTCAGACTAAGGCTGTCAAATCGGTCGGCGGTAACTTGAAGCTCGGTCTTTCACAGTTCCGTGAGCTGGCGTCGTTTGCGCAATTTGGCTCGGATCTGGATGATGCGACCAAGGCGCAAATCGACCGCGGCCAGCGCTTGACTGAACTTTTGAAACAGCCGCAATATCAGCCGATGAGCGTCTGGGAGCAATTTGTCAGCATCCATGCGGTGACGAGCGGCGCCTTTGATAGTGTGCCGGTCACTAAAATTAAGGAAGCACAGGCCGGCCTGCTAACGTATCTCTGGAACAACGCCAAGGACGCCATGCGCGAACTGAACAAGGGCGCCAAGCCGACTGACGAGCAGTTGCACATCATCGACGAGGCAACGCAGGTAGCAGCGAAAGGGTTCGAGGAGTAA
- the atpF gene encoding F0F1 ATP synthase subunit B, whose product METILTQFASAEAHTAEKADLFSSLGIDWRLLILQTVAFLILLVILRKWVYPPLAAMLDKREKDMRTAEKAAQSARDNADKAEKMTNELMRKARAEASDIVAAAREEAASVVEQAAAKATAKSETIVSAAQAEIAKEVEQAKKALHNETLELVAEATGKVLHEKVDAKTDAKLIATAVKEVA is encoded by the coding sequence GTGGAGACTATATTGACACAATTTGCGAGTGCCGAAGCGCACACGGCCGAAAAGGCTGACTTGTTCAGTTCGCTGGGTATTGACTGGAGGCTGCTGATTTTACAAACGGTGGCGTTCTTGATCTTGCTGGTGATTCTCCGCAAGTGGGTGTATCCACCGCTGGCAGCGATGCTCGACAAGCGCGAAAAGGACATGCGCACAGCCGAAAAGGCAGCGCAGTCGGCGCGTGACAACGCTGATAAGGCTGAAAAAATGACCAACGAGCTGATGCGAAAAGCTCGGGCGGAGGCCAGTGATATCGTGGCGGCGGCGCGCGAGGAAGCGGCTTCGGTCGTTGAGCAAGCTGCAGCCAAGGCGACTGCCAAGTCTGAGACCATCGTCAGTGCGGCACAGGCGGAAATTGCTAAGGAAGTTGAGCAGGCCAAGAAAGCGCTGCACAATGAAACGCTGGAATTGGTGGCCGAGGCGACTGGCAAGGTTTTGCACGAAAAGGTTGATGCTAAGACAGACGCCAAGCTGATCGCGACTGCGGTCAAGGAGGTTGCCTAG
- a CDS encoding ATP synthase F0 subunit C, with the protein MKELAFALTYAIPAALAAIGAGIVGAAAMNAAGRNPEKINDLRTMMILGISFIDALAIIGFVAAIVGKVM; encoded by the coding sequence ATGAAAGAATTAGCATTTGCACTCACCTACGCCATCCCGGCTGCGCTGGCAGCGATCGGCGCTGGTATCGTCGGCGCGGCAGCGATGAACGCGGCTGGCCGCAATCCAGAGAAAATTAACGATCTACGCACCATGATGATCCTCGGTATTTCGTTCATCGACGCCCTAGCGATTATCGGTTTCGTGGCGGCTATCGTCGGCAAAGTTATGTAA
- a CDS encoding histidine phosphatase family protein: MSVYFVRHGESLANVNGLVAGAEDDSPLTEKGLCDAQAVAREVTKRIKASELHIDTIVSSPLQRARQTAEIISHEALGGLPVEIDQRWRERGIGKAAGMKHGTWYHLEDDPAAGVETRQDFCKRVAEAYDELAGLSEDILVVSHNGVYRALQTHIHHVSPEKFVEMPGLGNGEIVEIAKQGESNE, encoded by the coding sequence ATGAGCGTGTATTTCGTACGCCACGGCGAGAGCTTGGCTAATGTCAATGGCCTGGTGGCTGGCGCAGAAGATGATTCTCCGTTGACCGAGAAAGGCCTATGCGATGCGCAGGCGGTGGCGCGAGAGGTCACGAAGCGCATCAAAGCTAGCGAGCTACATATTGATACCATTGTCAGTTCCCCGCTGCAGCGGGCACGCCAGACAGCAGAGATTATCAGCCACGAGGCTCTCGGCGGTTTGCCAGTTGAGATTGATCAACGCTGGCGTGAGCGCGGGATTGGCAAAGCTGCCGGAATGAAGCACGGCACGTGGTATCACCTCGAGGACGACCCGGCGGCGGGCGTCGAAACACGGCAGGATTTTTGTAAGCGCGTAGCTGAGGCTTACGATGAGCTGGCGGGTCTTTCCGAGGATATTTTAGTCGTCTCGCATAACGGCGTATACCGAGCGCTACAAACGCATATACATCATGTTTCACCGGAAAAGTTTGTCGAGATGCCAGGGCTCGGTAATGGCGAAATTGTTGAGATTGCAAAACAAGGAGAGTCAAATGAATAA
- a CDS encoding Fic family protein codes for MNAAQLLQEILVRTGLTQEQLARRLDVPVRTLNAWVHQHMSPRAKNLANIQLLHQEMLGRDTIDEAKRLATERAAQASRMTIRTLLANQELLDILTLHLTYHTNTIEGSTMTLADVAEVLNDDNRVLANKTAREQIEARNHRTALYFLLDALHKEGTHFTWSEELILQTHVRLMNTLVSDAGLYRRHGVRIMGSRVTTVNHLRITEAMSECVDEMNKLPKTEPIEWLARTHATFEKIHPFSDGNGRTGRLLLFVQALQLGLVPPLVAKERKRAYYTYLERAQVRGELEALRLFIAESILFSKGLVT; via the coding sequence ATGAATGCTGCGCAATTACTCCAAGAAATTCTGGTGCGGACAGGCCTTACCCAAGAACAACTGGCGCGTCGCCTAGATGTGCCGGTGCGTACGCTCAACGCCTGGGTACACCAACATATGTCGCCGCGTGCCAAAAACCTGGCGAATATTCAGCTATTACATCAAGAGATGCTCGGGCGGGACACCATCGACGAGGCGAAGCGCCTCGCTACTGAACGTGCCGCCCAGGCCAGCCGCATGACGATCCGGACACTCCTGGCGAATCAAGAATTACTTGACATCCTGACGCTCCACTTGACCTACCACACGAACACGATCGAGGGTAGCACAATGACCCTAGCGGACGTCGCAGAGGTGCTGAACGATGATAATCGCGTCCTCGCCAACAAGACAGCGCGCGAACAGATAGAGGCCCGTAACCACCGTACTGCGCTCTACTTTCTGCTGGATGCCTTACACAAAGAAGGGACGCATTTTACGTGGAGCGAAGAGCTGATCTTGCAAACGCACGTCCGGCTGATGAACACGCTGGTGTCTGACGCCGGACTCTACCGCCGGCACGGTGTGCGCATCATGGGTAGTCGCGTCACAACAGTAAACCATCTGCGCATTACTGAAGCGATGTCCGAGTGTGTTGACGAAATGAACAAATTACCCAAAACAGAGCCGATAGAATGGCTAGCCCGTACTCATGCGACATTTGAAAAAATCCATCCGTTTAGCGATGGCAACGGTCGCACCGGGCGACTCTTGCTCTTTGTCCAGGCCCTACAACTGGGGTTGGTGCCACCCCTCGTCGCCAAAGAGCGCAAGCGAGCGTACTATACCTATCTGGAGCGAGCGCAGGTTCGCGGCGAGCTGGAGGCGCTGCGTCTATTTATCGCGGAAAGTATATTGTTTAGCAAAGGACTGGTGACGTGA
- a CDS encoding NUDIX hydrolase, giving the protein MNNATLFVSTVVVKDGKLLVVQEGKNNYGQLGTWNFPAGHVEPGEGLVEAAVREAKEESGYTVAIDGVLSVLLKNTDSGMSLVVFFLGHIADDYPAPREEGIQQVDFVTLEALEKLNLRFPDDMIEPARRALSDKSYSLDIIMDYQEA; this is encoded by the coding sequence ATGAATAACGCAACCCTATTCGTCAGTACTGTTGTCGTAAAAGACGGTAAGCTATTGGTTGTTCAGGAGGGGAAAAATAACTACGGGCAATTAGGCACGTGGAATTTTCCGGCGGGACATGTCGAGCCGGGCGAAGGCTTGGTGGAGGCGGCGGTACGAGAAGCGAAGGAAGAATCTGGCTATACAGTTGCAATTGACGGTGTCCTGTCGGTGCTGTTGAAAAATACTGATTCTGGCATGTCGCTGGTTGTGTTTTTTCTGGGACACATTGCCGATGATTATCCTGCCCCGCGCGAAGAAGGAATCCAGCAGGTTGACTTCGTGACGTTAGAGGCTTTAGAAAAACTGAATTTGCGTTTTCCTGATGATATGATAGAACCAGCTCGTCGAGCGCTGTCGGATAAGAGTTATTCTTTGGATATAATTATGGATTATCAGGAGGCGTAG
- the atpC gene encoding ATP synthase F1 subunit epsilon: MDLKLVTLGGVKLDEMVYSVTIPTIDGEISVLPSHEPLVTVARDGVITVRRRQEDPDNQLEYFAISGGVVKIDYSSVQILVDEADHGDDIIEAETQAALERAIKARDEAGDQVEREKAKQLIDRHMVRLKVADLHRRKRRR; the protein is encoded by the coding sequence ATGGATCTAAAGCTGGTAACGCTCGGTGGTGTCAAGCTGGATGAGATGGTCTACTCGGTAACTATTCCGACGATTGACGGTGAGATTTCGGTGCTGCCGAGCCACGAACCGCTGGTGACGGTGGCGAGGGACGGCGTGATCACCGTGCGCCGGCGTCAAGAAGACCCCGACAATCAATTGGAATATTTCGCAATCTCCGGCGGCGTGGTGAAAATCGATTATTCATCGGTGCAAATCCTGGTGGACGAGGCCGACCATGGCGACGACATCATCGAGGCGGAGACTCAGGCGGCCCTGGAGCGCGCCATCAAAGCCCGCGACGAGGCCGGCGACCAAGTCGAGCGCGAGAAAGCCAAACAGCTCATCGACCGGCATATGGTGCGGTTGAAGGTGGCGGACTTGCATCGGCGCAAGCGACGACGGTAG
- a CDS encoding tRNA dihydrouridine synthase, translating into MTFWDNLPQPFFILAPMEAVTDVVFRHVVKRAGAPDVFFTEFANATGWVHAGDKAIAGRLVKTDDEHPLVAQIWGGEPGDMEQFAGYCARLGFDGIDINMGCPAKSAIKSGGAALIRRPDVAVAAIAAAKTARLPVSVKTRLGYTHVDEWREWLATILRQDIVNLTIHLRTKKEMSKVPAHYELIDDIIKLRDEIAPRTLLTINGDIRNRAQGKELARQHPGINGIMIGRGIFSDPFCFRKGGVSSEIEDKRVIVGGAAPTSEQISDFSEEGADRLAGPAFSDLRAVGDGDDGSDNTKSELIYLLHYHLDLFDHYQPTLGRPFETLKRFFKIYIRDFDGAKELREQLMHTTSTDEVRQLLDDQ; encoded by the coding sequence ATGACCTTTTGGGACAATCTACCACAGCCATTTTTCATTTTGGCACCCATGGAGGCCGTCACCGACGTCGTCTTTCGCCATGTCGTGAAAAGGGCGGGCGCCCCCGATGTGTTTTTCACCGAATTTGCCAATGCCACCGGCTGGGTGCACGCCGGCGACAAAGCCATCGCTGGGCGGTTGGTCAAAACCGACGACGAGCATCCGCTGGTCGCCCAAATCTGGGGCGGCGAACCAGGGGATATGGAGCAATTTGCTGGCTATTGTGCCAGGCTCGGCTTTGACGGCATCGACATCAACATGGGCTGTCCCGCCAAATCCGCCATCAAATCTGGTGGCGCAGCGCTCATCCGCCGACCTGACGTAGCAGTTGCTGCCATCGCCGCCGCCAAAACTGCCAGGTTGCCCGTCAGTGTCAAAACCAGGCTGGGCTACACCCATGTCGATGAATGGCGCGAATGGCTCGCGACTATTTTGCGACAAGATATTGTCAATCTAACCATCCACCTGCGCACCAAGAAAGAAATGAGCAAAGTCCCGGCGCACTACGAACTCATCGACGACATCATCAAACTACGTGACGAAATCGCCCCACGAACGTTACTAACCATCAACGGCGACATCCGCAACCGCGCTCAAGGCAAAGAGCTCGCCCGTCAGCACCCCGGCATCAACGGCATTATGATTGGGCGGGGAATTTTCAGCGATCCGTTTTGTTTTCGGAAAGGCGGAGTGTCTTCGGAGATCGAGGATAAGCGGGTGATAGTCGGCGGGGCAGCACCCACTTCTGAACAAATCTCTGATTTTTCAGAAGAAGGGGCGGACCGACTAGCAGGACCCGCGTTTAGCGACCTACGTGCCGTCGGAGACGGCGACGACGGGAGCGACAATACTAAATCAGAGCTTATATATCTACTACATTACCACCTCGACCTCTTTGACCACTACCAGCCAACCCTCGGCCGCCCCTTTGAAACCCTAAAACGCTTCTTCAAAATCTACATCCGCGACTTCGACGGCGCCAAGGAACTGCGCGAGCAATTGATGCACACCACCAGCACCGACGAAGTCCGCCAATTACTGGATGATCAATAA
- the atpD gene encoding F0F1 ATP synthase subunit beta, whose amino-acid sequence MSKTLGKIIQIVGVVVDVEFPRDVKLPAIYDALHVKNGKETLVLEVAQHLDEHTVRTIALSSTDGLARGAEVVATGAPISVPVGAETQGRMFNVVGEAIDEKPQPKGKTAPIHRPAPDLSEQSNKTEILETGIKVVDLIAPLAKGGKAGLFAGAGVGKTVLITELINNIAKFHSGNSVFAGVGERTREGNDLYYEMEEAGVLDKTSLVFGQMNEPPGARLRVALSGLAMAEAFRDEGKDVLLFIDNIYRYTQAGAEVSALLGRLPSAVGYQPNLQQEMGALQERITSTKKGSITSVQAVYVPADDLTDPAPATTFAHLDATIVMNRALTEIGIYPAVDVLDSSSNSLDPEIVGEEHYRVAREVQRVLQQYKELQDIIAILGMEELSDDQKQIVARARRIQRFLAQPFHVAEKFTGNPGVYVKLEDTVRDAADILAGKYDDKPESWFYMVQGTLSDQVARDTERAKQPEAKKD is encoded by the coding sequence ATGAGTAAAACACTAGGAAAAATTATTCAAATCGTTGGCGTGGTGGTCGATGTGGAGTTTCCGCGCGATGTTAAGCTGCCGGCAATTTACGACGCGCTGCATGTCAAGAACGGCAAAGAGACGCTGGTGTTGGAGGTAGCGCAGCACCTGGACGAGCACACCGTGCGGACGATCGCGCTGTCGTCGACTGACGGCTTGGCTCGCGGTGCGGAAGTGGTGGCGACTGGTGCGCCGATTTCTGTGCCAGTGGGCGCCGAGACTCAAGGGCGCATGTTCAACGTGGTTGGTGAAGCGATTGACGAAAAGCCACAACCAAAGGGTAAAACCGCACCAATTCACCGCCCCGCTCCGGATTTGAGCGAGCAATCGAACAAGACGGAGATTTTGGAAACTGGAATTAAGGTTGTCGACCTCATCGCCCCGCTAGCCAAAGGTGGTAAAGCTGGTCTGTTCGCCGGTGCTGGTGTTGGTAAAACTGTCCTGATCACCGAGCTGATCAACAATATCGCTAAGTTCCACTCTGGTAACTCGGTGTTTGCTGGTGTTGGTGAGCGTACTCGCGAAGGAAATGACTTGTACTACGAAATGGAAGAAGCCGGCGTGCTGGACAAAACGTCGCTGGTGTTTGGTCAGATGAACGAGCCGCCTGGAGCACGTTTGCGCGTGGCATTGTCGGGTCTGGCGATGGCCGAAGCCTTTCGTGACGAAGGTAAAGACGTGCTGCTGTTTATCGACAATATCTACCGCTACACGCAGGCTGGTGCTGAGGTGTCGGCGTTGCTTGGTCGTTTGCCAAGTGCGGTGGGCTATCAGCCGAACTTGCAGCAAGAAATGGGTGCCCTGCAGGAGCGCATCACTTCAACTAAAAAGGGTTCGATTACCTCTGTTCAGGCGGTGTATGTGCCAGCCGACGACTTGACCGACCCAGCGCCGGCGACGACCTTCGCCCACCTGGATGCGACCATCGTGATGAACCGTGCTTTGACAGAAATTGGTATCTACCCGGCCGTTGACGTGTTGGATTCAAGCTCTAATTCGCTCGACCCAGAAATTGTTGGCGAGGAGCATTACCGCGTGGCGCGCGAAGTCCAGCGGGTGCTGCAGCAGTACAAAGAACTGCAGGATATCATCGCTATCCTCGGTATGGAAGAATTGTCAGACGACCAGAAGCAAATCGTTGCTCGGGCTCGCCGCATCCAGCGCTTCCTGGCGCAGCCATTCCACGTGGCTGAGAAGTTTACTGGCAACCCAGGCGTGTACGTCAAATTGGAAGACACCGTTCGCGACGCTGCCGACATTCTGGCTGGTAAATACGACGACAAACCAGAAAGCTGGTTCTACATGGTGCAAGGCACTTTGAGCGACCAAGTAGCTCGCGACACCGAACGTGCAAAGCAACCAGAAGCAAAGAAGGACTAG
- the atpG gene encoding ATP synthase F1 subunit gamma, which produces MPSTRALKNRIRSVDSTKQITKAMQLVAASKMRRAQEADKASAPYTVAAEELLSYLASQGATDNHPLFKRRKITKRLIIVIASDKGLAGAYNTNVLKKYLELLKRDDERGIENLTLTIGRRASQFASRLKDTKIIGTYEDLPDQPSGLTFHTILNTAISMFENGEVDAVTLVYTQFVNSMVQTAELSRLLPAGTKALIDPSEVSNTISDAKYEPSIPEVLDAVVYRLTGARLFQALLDARASEHSMRMMAMKNATDNASDLVDDLTLAMNKARQGAITQELAEISGGVEAMEQ; this is translated from the coding sequence ATGCCGAGTACTCGTGCGCTGAAAAATCGCATTCGCTCGGTGGATTCAACCAAGCAAATCACCAAGGCGATGCAGCTCGTAGCCGCCAGCAAAATGCGCCGCGCCCAAGAGGCGGACAAGGCGTCGGCTCCCTATACCGTAGCGGCGGAGGAGCTGCTGAGCTACCTGGCCAGCCAAGGTGCGACCGACAATCACCCGCTGTTTAAGCGCCGCAAAATTACCAAGCGCTTGATCATCGTCATCGCCAGTGACAAGGGGCTGGCCGGTGCATATAACACCAATGTTCTGAAAAAATATCTGGAGCTGCTGAAGCGCGACGATGAGCGTGGCATTGAGAATTTGACTTTGACCATCGGCCGGCGGGCTTCGCAATTTGCCTCGCGACTGAAGGATACGAAGATCATCGGTACATACGAGGACTTGCCGGATCAGCCGTCCGGGTTAACTTTTCACACGATTTTAAACACCGCCATTAGCATGTTTGAGAATGGCGAGGTTGACGCGGTGACGCTGGTGTATACGCAGTTTGTCAATAGCATGGTGCAGACGGCGGAGCTGTCGCGCTTGCTACCGGCGGGCACCAAAGCCTTGATCGACCCGAGTGAAGTGTCGAACACAATTTCTGACGCTAAGTACGAGCCGAGCATTCCAGAAGTGTTGGATGCGGTGGTCTATCGTCTGACGGGTGCGCGGCTGTTTCAGGCGCTGCTGGACGCTCGTGCTTCAGAGCACTCCATGCGGATGATGGCCATGAAGAATGCGACTGACAACGCGTCTGATCTGGTGGACGATCTAACCTTGGCGATGAACAAAGCCCGCCAAGGTGCGATCACTCAGGAGCTGGCAGAAATTTCCGGCGGCGTGGAGGCGATGGAACAATGA
- a CDS encoding F0F1 ATP synthase subunit delta, with protein sequence MARTLRRKLARHAAERLLKGDVTVIDELAALIVHERREREIDLLVQDIEAELAERGTVVATVESARALDAATKDEIKNLLSSKANTGDRNITVLLRESIDQALIGGFKLRTPTATLDATIAKKLNDLRAKKI encoded by the coding sequence ATGGCGCGGACGCTTCGGCGAAAGTTGGCACGACACGCGGCCGAGCGGCTGCTCAAGGGCGACGTGACGGTGATTGATGAACTGGCGGCGCTGATCGTGCATGAGCGGCGCGAGCGAGAGATTGATCTATTGGTACAGGATATTGAGGCGGAATTGGCTGAACGCGGTACGGTTGTAGCGACGGTGGAAAGCGCGCGGGCGCTGGATGCGGCGACAAAGGATGAGATTAAAAATCTATTGTCGTCTAAAGCAAATACTGGCGATCGGAATATTACCGTGCTGCTGCGTGAATCAATTGACCAGGCGCTCATCGGTGGCTTCAAATTACGGACGCCAACCGCAACACTGGACGCGACAATTGCCAAGAAACTAAACGACTTGCGGGCGAAGAAAATCTAG